The window CCTATTTCTTCCCAATAAATATCATAATTTTCACCAATCCCAGGAAACCATATTTGCTGCGGGGTAGCCTGGTATGGAGCATCTACAGTTACTGTGGGTATTGCAGTGGATGCGGGTTTCCAGATGGTAATAAACTCATCCTGAGCATTCACAATGATCATTGTCAGAAGAAAAATAAGAGCCGGGATCTTTTTTAAAATCATGATTATAGTTTATGGTATTAGTTTTGGCTGAAAATAGGAATAAGTTTATATTTTTAATTATATCTCTATTTTATGACATAAATATAAGTAAATTTTAAAATATTAATAATATTATTCGTTATTGTTTTGAATATTCTTTATTTTATAAAATAAAAAACTCTCCGTTTTGGAGAGTTTTATGTTATTCCTGAATCATATTGTCACGTGTATTTTTCTGGACGGCGATGGCTCCGAAGAGCGCCAGTAAAAACGCAAAGGCATAAAAACCTTTTTCACTTGGAAGGATGGTTGCATTCCAAAGTCCGATAGCCAGCAATACAATCGATGATAATGTAGCAAACCAGCAGATCCCATAGTAAATATCTGTTACCTGAATGTTTTCTAATCTGTCTCTTACCGCTTTCTGTAAAGAAACAACTGCAAATAAGCCATAAAGGAGAATAGTGAAATAATATCCTTTTTCATTCAGCAGCATTTCAGCTCTTGCAAGACCCACGATGAAACCGATCATTCCTGCCCCTAATGCTACCCACGATGCAGCGATGAATGCATTCGATACCTTTTGTTTTTTCATAGTTAATGTTTTTTTAAAGGAGCTAAGATATTCATTTTTTATAAATACAGCCTTGGTACAGGGAAAATATGGGAAAAATACTGAATAGGTGTATGAATGAATAGGGTTTGGGTTTTTCCTAAAGCCGTTCAAACATATTAATCTTTATAAAAAATAAATCCCGGGAATGTATAGCCCGATTCCTGCATCTCATACCCGAATCCCACATGGAATCCCTCACAATTCATATATCATAAAAAACTATCCAACCTGGAGAGCTTATTTCTACTGAGTAATGTATTCATAATTATACTGAACGGAAAGACTTCCGTCAGCTTCTTTCCCAACCACCTGAACCGGGAATCCGGAACTGTTATATTGTATCGTGTAGCTTATCATCTGGCTTTGCTGCCATACCCCGTTATTTTTAAAGCTTATTTTCTCTACGAGATAATTATTTTTACTTAGATTGTAGGCTCTTCCCATCATAATTTTCAGATACTTATTGATATTGGTATAAGGGTTGAGTTTATCATCATAAGAAAAATCACTTTTATTGCTGTACGTTATCGCTCCTCCCCATGTTGAGGTTTCAGATGAAATATTATTTCCATTATAGGTAAACGTATCCGTTCCCGGGTTAGAACAGTCAGGATTCTGGCAAAGGGTAGAAGAGATCACCTGTCCGGTTGTATTATAATTATAGGTAACCGTTCTGTTGTAATTTGAATTGGTATAGATGGCTTTGATGTTGGCTAACTGATCTCCATTATAAGTATAGGCAGAATAATAATCTACTGTACCATCCGGTTTATAGTAAATCGTTTTTACAGGCTTTCCGGCATTATCATATTCAAAAGTTGAGGTTCTGCCTTCTGAAATGGTTTTGATTAATTGTCTCTGGGCATTATAACTTAATGTTGAAACAGTAGTTTCAGGATTGGCAGGATCATCATAATAGACGGTTGTCACTTTACTCAGCAGCAGCTGAGGTTGTCCGGATGGATTATCAGTTCCCTCATTATCATCATTGCTGCTGCAGCTGTTGAAGAATACAACACTGCTCATCAGTCCCACAAATAAGAATTGTTTCATGTTATTATTTTAG of the Chryseobacterium aureum genome contains:
- the yiaA gene encoding inner membrane protein YiaA, coding for MKKQKVSNAFIAASWVALGAGMIGFIVGLARAEMLLNEKGYYFTILLYGLFAVVSLQKAVRDRLENIQVTDIYYGICWFATLSSIVLLAIGLWNATILPSEKGFYAFAFLLALFGAIAVQKNTRDNMIQE